ATAAGCTCGGGAAAAATTTTGGATAATAACAAAACTGTTGGTCAGTGTAAAACACCTTATGGTGAAGTTGCTGGGGGAATCATCATAATGCATGTTGTTGTACAGCCATCTCTAGCAAAAACAAAAACAGGTAGTTTCCTAACCAAAACATCTTCGAACATATTTTCGTGAATTCCTCTCAGTTTTAATGTCGCCTTGCTTGGTGGTTGTATTGTCAATGAATGAATGAGATGATCTAACAATTGATTAACTGGGGGAGATGGAAATCGATGCTTGCAGAGCTGGGAGTGTTAAAACAGTGATGCCTGCTTTTCGGAAACTTCatatttaattcttttatttggtagatattttacatttatataCCAGCATTGAATGCAAAATATCTGGGTACTCAATTTACAACCcttgttaattttattttattttaatctgTATCAATGACGAAGGTTAACATTCATGAGGTAGGCAAAAAAATGAAACATTGGCTCACGGGCTGGATGTGTTTTAAATTGCTGCAAATAGACTATAAgtttctttcttgttttccCTCTTGCATTCTCCTTGACTGCTAGCATCATTCAACATTGATTCACAGAACACTCAAAGAACAGATGAGATCCAAAGTGTACATTTGATAACGGAATGGGACTTGAATCAAAGGCAGTTCAATGCAAGCATGAATGCTGCCAGGTTGATGTCTTGTCAGTCCTGTAGAAAATGGGGATTTGCTGTTCTGTGAACGAAAGAATGCCTTTAACAACGTATCCGAGTgtcctttttaatttattttgtttgcaATTGCACCAGTCCTAGGTTGTATTAAAGTTTTACTGACAGAATTTGCCCAATGCTACCAACATAGTAGTTGCAGTCTCTTTACTGGTACTGAATGATTTATACTCAGGACTCCATATATTTCCTGTTGAATGATCCACTAGTTATTCAGTGTATAGAAATTGTTTCATTAGTAGGGTTGTTTTAAGGTGGAAGTTATTAGATAGGCCTGGAGTTAAAATGCACCATTTTGATTAGAATGGAACTCAACCGCAtgggtgtttgttttcttttcatgCTGCCGAAGTATATAGTAGCAATTCATAAGTTCCTAATATGCATGTGTAGGTCTGTTAGTTACCTAATCCCTACCCTGTTAATATGGTATCAAGCATTGACCAATACCTAGCTCTTATAATATTGTAGGACCTCATTCATGCTTCTAATTTTACTTATCTGCATTTAACATTTTAGAGTTTTGTTAATACATATTTATCTTAACTCTTGAAACTTATAGGAATATAATTTGAGTTCAAAGTGATTCTATATTTCTGTCATTCCTATTTGgccaaaatatatgtgtttgaCATGTTCTTGGTGACCTTTCTTTAACAGAAAAGAAGATTGATGATTCTCCCCGGAAGTTTGTGTGCTCATGTTCGATTTTATGAAGACAAGTCTGTAGATATTTGAAAAATGTTTTAGGTACAGGAATTGTTTTCTCTGAACATCCGATGTTGGGTGTTGAAGCATTTATGTCCACAAGTATCAAGTGTCAAAAAAGTGATGTGTTAATATCTCCTTAAACCTTCCCCTTGTTTGTTCTCTTCTTGTTCTTTACTATTATTTTTTAAGACCTCGAATGCTTGGTAGCTGTAATAGATTAGCTTGTATAGAACGTATTGATGCAAGGACAAGAtgcacaatcaaattccaaacagAACATCAACAGTTTGTGATTTAATTTACTCAAAGTAGAACATGTACTACTTTTGGACCAAATATTGTTAATGTAATGGTGTGGATTTTGTCGAAGCATGGTATTGGAATCTTGGGGAGATGGAAGCAGATAAGAAATTTTTTATACAAATATTAAATTTGAAttatacactcaattaacaacACTAAAAGGTTCGGTTCCACAACGAGGGGAATAAATACATTCTCTCATACAATTAAACTAATTCATCTTCAAAAAAGGCTGATCAAGTACTACAGGGGCAAACATTTGTTGGGTTACAAGCTAAAAAAGAGAGATAAAAGGGAAGTCGATGGCTTGGAATGCAGATCTTACCACTAAATCCGCCGTAAGACTTTCTCTGCTGCTGCTATTGTAAATTTGATATCTTCAGTAGTATGAGCAAGGCTTGTAAAACCAGCCTCAAACTGCGAAGGAGCAAAATATACGCCCTCCTCCAGCATCCCTTGGAAAAACTTGCCGAATTTTGCAGTATCACTTTTCTTCGCATCAGCAAAATTATAAACAGGTCCTTCTGTGAAGAAAAACCCGAACATCCCCCTTATATGCCCACCGCACATTGCATGCCCAGTCCTCTTTCCAGCATCTAAGATCCCCTGAACAAGTTCACCAGTAATCTTGTCCAAGTACTCGTAACTTCCTGGCTCCTGCAACCTCTTAAGAGTGTGTATACCTGCGGTCATTGCCAATGGGTTCCCACTCAAGGTTCCAGCCTGGTACATTGGCCCTGCTGGAGCAACCATCTCCATGATATCCCTCCTTCCTCCATATGCACCAACTGGCAAACCGCCACCGATAATCTTGCCCAGTGTTGTTAGATCAGGAGTAATGCCAAAATACTCCTGAGCACCACCGTATGACAAACGGAATCCAGTCATAACTTCATCAAAGATTAAAAGGGCATCATTTTCTTTGGTGAGCTTGCGGATGGCATTGAGAAACTCTGGTGTAGGTTCTATAAAACCAGAATTTCCTACAACGGGTTCAAGGATTATTGCGGAAATCTGTCCTTTATTTGATTCAAAAAGCTTTTCTACAGCAGCCAAGTCATTGAAGGGGGCAGTTAGAGTTTCAAAGGTTGCTGCTTTTGGGACACCAGGAGAGTCTGGCAGCCCTAGTGTTGCAACACCACTTCCTGCCTTTACAAGGAAAGGGTCAGCGTGCCCATGGTAACAACCCTCAAACTTGATAAGCTTTTCTCTTCCCGTGAAAGCACGGGCAAGGCGAAGCACACCCATGCAAGCCTCTGTACCTGAGTTCACAAACCGTACCATTTCTATGCATGGAACTGCTTTGATCACCATCTCTGCTAGGACATTCTCTAGAAGACACGGTGCACCAAAGCTGGTACCTTTCTTCATTGTTTCAGCCAAAGCTGCAAGTACCTGTTGGCAAAAGGTTAGCAGGAAGATTTAAACAGTGCATAGGCCTAAGATGTGATACTTCATTTTGACCAAAATGGAGAACAATAATCACAATTCACTCGAATTACTGCGTATCACGCAAAAGAGAGGTCACTAACATGTTAACTCCTAATTTTAAACACTGAAGACTTCTCTCAGATGATAAATCTAAGTTCTACTCAGTGTCATGTTGAAAAGAGTTTCTTTTTAAGCAAACCAAGCCACATTCCTTCAGAGCCAAGATTATAGCCAATGAAGAGCAACTATGGATTGAGAAATTAGATGAAGTGTGAGAATAAAACCTGATCATCAGCATGACCAATTATAGCTGGCCCCCAAGAACCAACATAGTCAACGTACTCATTGCCATCAATATCCCACATGCGACAGCCCTTCACAGAATCCACAACTATAGGTTGTCCACCAACTGATTTAAAAGCCCGTACAGGTGAATTCACACCTCCAGGCATCAACTCCTGCCAAAAGTTTTACCCAATTTCAGGTAACGCGATCATAAACAACTTCAAATCGATGTCTCGttaagaaaatgaaagaatacaCAGTGAGTAACTACGTCCAGTTATGAATAGAGCAAAAAGATCTACATTTCAAATATCAAATTGAGAGAACTACGATCTCTATAACCGACaaatattacaattgcaattgCAATTGAATCTGAAGTCCAGTGAAATGAAAATTTCACTCATACGTTGGCGAAACATTTAGGATTGAAGTCAGCACATCAAGAAGAAAAACGTGGAGATTTTACCTTGGCGATATTGAAAGCTTCTTCGGATTTTGTGAGCGTGAAACTCTTCTTCTCTTCAACAGAGACCGCCATTTTCACGCTGCAACGAGAGGATCCCGATGAATGATATCTTCTTTGAGAGAGCTTCCCCGAAGAAGAACACGATAGCCCCAATCCGACTCCGACCCCTGTAAAAGTCGCAGCCATTTTCGGTGCTGTGTTTGAATTCTGTCTCTGTTTGCTGCGTTGAGGCGAAGAAGATAAAGAGATTAAAAGTAGATTGCAGCAGCCAGAGTGGACTTTCggattttatttatatatgggCAGAAACGGATACTGAGTCGGGTTGGGttggttgggttgggttgggttgtttATCTGGCCCGAGCACAGAACTTATTCTCTTGGCAAAagcaaaataattattttattttgttaaaccCTCACTTCCAAACAACTTTCATATTAACACTCTTGAATTAAGCTATTAATTCTgaaaaaatcaattgatcgaaTTCATTTGAAAAAATTAACACACTTGAATTAAGCTATTAATTTTGAATTTCTAATCACTTTTTTAGGCAACAGAAgcaatattatattaaaatagtTTTCAGTGTGATTTTAGTATGATGTTATGTGTTTAATGTACAAATCTTTAAAAGAGTTTTGATGTTTGAAGGTTTTCTCGAAAACAATGAAGATGTCGGTTGTCTGATGCATACACTTTCATACTTAAGTTAATATCATTTTTAAGAATAGTGAAAGTAATAGAGATCAGAGTTTTGAGCATACTTGTGAGATTTTCTTAAACctgctatttatagatttttacaGCTCTTAATACGATTTTAGTGTATCCTCTCCCTATTGGAGATCATTGTCCCAATAGAAGGCCTCCACGTGTATCATCTTTGTTTGGTTATATTCACATTGAACTCCTCTAGATGTATGTCATGAACTTTATTTGTGGTTAATCATTTAAATCACATACACGCGGTCATGAGACATCAAACAATCGTTTGTTGTCGTTGTATGTATCCTTGACAC
The DNA window shown above is from Euphorbia lathyris chromosome 1, ddEupLath1.1, whole genome shotgun sequence and carries:
- the LOC136227984 gene encoding membrane-anchored ubiquitin-fold protein 3-like gives rise to the protein MTEEDLIDIKFRLYDGSDIGPFRYSSASTVDMLKQRIVSDWPKGKTITPKAVTEVKLISSGKILDNNKTVGQCKTPYGEVAGGIIIMHVVVQPSLAKTKTEKKIDDSPRKFVCSCSIL
- the LOC136227972 gene encoding glutamate-1-semialdehyde 2,1-aminomutase, chloroplastic — its product is MAATFTGVGVGLGLSCSSSGKLSQRRYHSSGSSRCSVKMAVSVEEKKSFTLTKSEEAFNIAKELMPGGVNSPVRAFKSVGGQPIVVDSVKGCRMWDIDGNEYVDYVGSWGPAIIGHADDQVLAALAETMKKGTSFGAPCLLENVLAEMVIKAVPCIEMVRFVNSGTEACMGVLRLARAFTGREKLIKFEGCYHGHADPFLVKAGSGVATLGLPDSPGVPKAATFETLTAPFNDLAAVEKLFESNKGQISAIILEPVVGNSGFIEPTPEFLNAIRKLTKENDALLIFDEVMTGFRLSYGGAQEYFGITPDLTTLGKIIGGGLPVGAYGGRRDIMEMVAPAGPMYQAGTLSGNPLAMTAGIHTLKRLQEPGSYEYLDKITGELVQGILDAGKRTGHAMCGGHIRGMFGFFFTEGPVYNFADAKKSDTAKFGKFFQGMLEEGVYFAPSQFEAGFTSLAHTTEDIKFTIAAAEKVLRRI